One region of Quercus lobata isolate SW786 chromosome 2, ValleyOak3.0 Primary Assembly, whole genome shotgun sequence genomic DNA includes:
- the LOC115973937 gene encoding uncharacterized protein LOC115973937: MYKTNFDSVVFAESREARIGVVIRNSNGEVVASLSKKIPYPDSVEVLEALAVRRAAQFAVEVGICQSVFEGDLEVVCKALKAANGSHPSIGQFVKDFLSTMSSLRTFSFSHTRWQGNSVAHTLAKRARGSLPLLVWIELVPSNIYEFVVSDFVSA; encoded by the coding sequence ATGTATAAGACAAACTTTGATAGTGTAGTCTTTGCAGAATCTAGAGAGGCAAGAATTGGAGTTGTAATTCGGAATTCAAATGGCGAGGTGGTAGCGTCATTATCTAAGAAAATTCCTTACCCGGATTCTGTGGAGGTCTTGGAGGCCCTAGCTGTAAGAAGGGCAGCTCAATTTGCAGTAGAGGTGGGTATATGTCAATCTGTGTTTGAAGGTGACTTAGAGGTGGTGTGCAAAGCGTTGAAGGCAGCTAATGGTAGCCACCCGTCTATTGGTCAGTTTGTTAAAGACTTTTTGTCTACTATGAGTTCGCTTAgaactttctctttttctcataCAAGGTGGCAGGGCAATAGTGTAGCTCATACCTTAGCTAAGAGAGCAAGAGGGTCATTACCTTTGTTAGTTTGGATAGAGCTTGTTCCTTCGAATATTTATGAGTTTGTTGTTTCTGATTTTGTTTCAGCTTAA